CTGACCAGGCTGACACATCAACGTAAGTTCCGGAAGTTTGTaaagaagaggcggctgACAAGCATAGAGTTCATACCAGTACACGAGAATGCACAGCGCCGCCTTATATTCGTCGGGGGGGTCGTCCTAGGTCCGCATTGCCCGCTGTGCAAAGCCAATTATTATCTAAATCGTTTGTTGGTTGTGTCGTTGTGCGGTGTTGTTGACCAGGCTGACGACGCGCCAGGAACGGCGGCGAAAAAAGGGCCGCCTAAAGGCCTCCCTCCCAAAGGAAAAGCGCCCCCTAAGGGTACGTTGGCTAGAGACCTGTTGATGATATTATCGGAGGATGCTTGCTACAAGCATCGGTGATATTTGCTTTCATTCTCGTTTAGCAGCACACTGACAGCTCCATGGCATGCACGGAGGTTGGACAGCAGCTGCTGTCGGACTGGGCAGAAAACGGGGTCGGTTTTCGGTCATAGAGCTTGCACTTGTTCTTCGCCACACGCGTTGATTGTAGGGGGTACAGTAAACCATGCGTAGAGTGCTGAAAAGGGCGTTTCAAAGGTCACCTAGTTTGCAGCTCGTTAGCCGGCATACGCCACCAGGAAGTTCCGAtattttcctctttctcttgtttgTGTCCAGGCAAAGGATTTCTGTGAGATACCGTCGACCCATGTTGCAACCGGCACTACTCTAGACAAATAAATCTGATCTGGTGGCAAGAGCAGGTGCTACCCGCAACAGACGCGCATTTCTTCTGGTTGCTGGTCTGCCGTGCTGTGCATATAGAGCAAAAGCACACCCAGCAATTTGTTTGTTCCGGAATGAAGCTACATGAGTGTATGTCTGAGGATCGTTGTGTTAACGAATTCTTACGGGAAACACCAGTAGTGCCCGTGTTAATTCTCCAGTAAAACACTACGTTTCAAACTCTACCCCTCTTACGCGGTGGCGCCGTTCGCCCACCTCCCCTcccgcgggagagacaacgCTCGGTGTCCGCCCGTCGCTGCGAGTTCTCTGATTGCCTTCTAGCGCAATAGCCAGAGCGCTAGAAAGACTGAAACAAGAGAAGCCGTCTACAAACACTGTAGTGATTGCCTTCGTCCAGAAGCCTCACTCACATTACAGACCTAGGCAGCTCATCGTGGCACCTAGCGTTAAGCACCGCTTACATAACAATGTTGCACGAACCGCTTTGATTCTGTAGCATAACTGCCAGCATTCAAAATGGTACTTCTAACGACCGATTACCGACAACCGCTCACACAGCGAAAGGCTGCCGGTACTCTCGGAATGGACGCGCGCACTGAAGTCTATTATTCACGTCGTGACTACCATCGACGATCCTTGACTCTTTCCGCCCGTCCACTGGGCCGTGTGGTTGAAGCGACGTCACTCAGCTTGAATGTGTAGTAGCCGGCCGCCTGACTGTAAAATACACTTGTATTCTACAGTGTCACCATGCTACGAACGTTGTCGTACATCACTTGCTGCGTTCGCATCCTCACGTAACTCAATGGAACGTACGACGAATTACGTATAAAATCGGACAGAATGCACCATAACACAGTTTTCTTCACTGAGACAGAAACATCTGACCACTTAACATGACTTCAGGCGACATACTGCATTGGATCTAGGCTAGAATCTCAGGCTAGAAAATACAGACCCGAGAAATATGGACGGACGGgaaggcaaaaaaaaaactAAAAAAAACTAAGGATGGGACCCTCGCGCATGCCCGACTTGCAGGTGTTgcgcttcttttcttgcGTGATCAAACCATAAAGCTGCAGCCCCGCACGAATGACCTCGACGCGTGATCAAGTGTAGTGatcgctcctcttcccttgATCACAAAATGTAATCACTCCCATTCTGTATAGGGAGGGCTACTAACACAAAGAGTCGTTACAATTCAGATTCACCCGGAGAATTATCGCCTATCGTATTCCTAACGAGCTTCGCTCCAGGATTCAGGCCGTGAAGGAGAACAGCTTCAATTGTTTTGCATCCAGAATCTCCGACGGTGTAAGCAACATATCTGTTTCCCCCACCGTTTGTGGCATACTGGAAGACAACAGTCACACGGCCGCTGCTTCCCAGTCCTATCGTGAGCTCTCCGCTTCCCGCTGCATCGTCCAGTTCCACTTCGTCGGACCCCGACTTTGAGGTGGTGTCAAAAGACAAATAATAATCGGAGAAATTCACCGTGAGTTTGTGACATGATCCCACACTAACATGGAGTTGGGGAGAGCTATAGGTGACCATCAGCTGCTGCCCAGCGTGGAGCATTGCTTGCAGGCTGTCACCGATGACACGGATTTCCGGAATCTGTTTGTACCACTCTGAACCCCCGGACTGGTCACCTTCATCAGGTGAGTCTGTGTCCCCGTCCTCTTTTGGGCTCGGCTGATCATCACCTCCACCAGGTGTAGTTTCACTTTCATCGGTCGGTTCCGAATCATCAACGGGCAACTTCGTGTCACGCGGTTGTACGGGCTgccctccctcctcttctggGACGTTGCCGTTATCATCTAAACACGCCGGGGGATTCTGATCCCTCGGGAGGCAAACAAGGCCTACTGGACATGCTTTCGGCACAGAGGTGAGTGCCTGGAGAATCCCGGACTCATCTGTGAAATGCTTTTTGTCTAGATTTGTCGCTGTCCCTGCAAGTAACCGAGCGCCAACAGGAAAAAGATGCCGGATGAGCCAACGATTGAAACTGGCTTACACATTCTAGAAAAAAAATCCCAGAATAACTGCTCGACTCGCATCATTGTTTGTTTGGTAAATCCTGAAAAACAATCCGATGCCTTTCTCGGGGTGTCCAGGATACGAGTGATGAAGAAGCAGCGTTACAGGCTGAAGCTGCACCTCGTGGCACTATTTCTGCTATTCCTGAATCTTAAACTCACCTAATCGTCCTCCAGGGCAGGACCAGGTTGTTCCGCAGTTACTCACGCACTcagaaaaaaccgaaaaTAATAAGCTCTCCTAAAACACATCAACAACAGTACGCACCTCAAATCTAACATTTCCCCCACTTTCCTCTTGGTGTTTGTCGGGAACTTCGTAAAACGTATGTGAATGCTATCAGCTAGTGTAAAACTGTGTGAACATAACTGGAAAGGCACAGAGGCCGTGGATCTCTACAGTTATCTCGTGCTCCTGCCCTCCACCGAAAACGTACATACGCTATGCTAAATAATCCCTGCCACCTCCGTGGGGTTAATTTGCTGCCACTAACACGGACGAGGACCAGGCTCATCTCTTCCGCGACCCAGGATCATGTCTCCTATCCCCCACAAGAAGCGATCGCTGACGATGTGGTGAGGGCAGACTAATGCAATCTAGCCAGCTCCTCCTTACTGGCTTGTAACATCTCCATTTAACTGGTTCCTTGTGTCCGAAGCCCTTCGACTTCCTCGCAACAGTCCCAGGATATCGTTTGTTGCAGTAGCTGTTGGCAGCCGCTTGGAAACCACTGCAATAGCGCACTACTCCTTCCTTGATTAATTGGGAAAGCTCATCATGTCGCGTAGCGTGGGTACTATTATCCCTATCAACTCCGCCAGGACACGGTATCGAAACGCCACAGTCGTCCACGCAGCTGAGGACATtgttttcgtcgccttcggccAGAAACGCCGCTGAATCGTAGCACCGCCATACGAGCTTTTGTTGGTCTTTTCTACCCAGGCCTTGTCGTGCAACTACCTGGTTGGCTGGAATACACATTTTTGAATATCCGTCATCGCACAGTTTTTTAAAAACCTCCTGGCACCATGTATCGAGGGCCCCCTGTAACGAACGTGCTGAGGCCGATGGTTGCGACGCTGCAAAACACCCGACAAATCCAGAAAATCAGTTCCGTGCATCAGAAGGTGTCCTCACAGCAGTTCGCACGCAATGCAGAACGTCCGATTGTATCCGGACTAAAAACAGTTCGACGCCTTGCTACTATGCGAAAAGGACTACACTGTTGCCAATGAATGTACTACGGTACCTGAAGAACCAGCAACCGGGTCCACTAGTTTCTTCAATCTACAGTTGCGAGACGCTCCAGGTGGGGGGTGTTGCAAAGCAAACAAACCAGCTGGAGACTTACCTTCTCCGTATGTTTTTGCCCCAGCGGTAAATATTACCGACAAAAGCATGACGAAAACCACCGACTGGCCCATCTTTGCAAATCCGATGCAGATCACCTGGAGAACCAGGGGCACGGGTTAAACAGCTGCGTCGACCTCTTAACAGCCACGTGAAACAAAACCAACCAACGAAAGCAGCGATTTTACAAGTTAGCACGGGAAAGGATTGACACAATGAACGTTTTAAAGCTTCCAACAACGAGAGGATCCAATAATATCTGCACCGCGACGCAGCAATCGGTAATGTAGCATCGGGATAGGAGGACGAGCCAACGGGACACAACCACGTCGGTTCCCGCGCCGGACGGTACCGGCGGTCGGCTCTCTGTGGATctcagagacgcgacaggcgAAATGGCGTCTCAACTGCCGTCAGAACTGTGGAATGCTCTCCGGCAGGTCAAAACTCTTGAATACACTAGGTTCCTGCGTGATTTCCGAATCTTGCCGGCTCGCTCAGTTACCATTTTTCACTCATTTCAGTCTACCCTACGTAGGTGACGACATCAGGCCAGGGGTGTGGAACCGACAAATTTGATTGTGAAATAATGCGTACCATGGAACGATGGCATTTGTAGATACGGTTGCACACACTAGTCTTTGAGGGACAGACTCCGATCCTGCGGTGGTATGCGTGGGTTCGAACCGCGATTGTGGCACCAGCAAAACTTTTACCGAGCGAAAACTGAGCGATTCTACAAACAATATGGGCTCATTCCTATTTTTTTTCCTGTTATCACAATGCCAGAGGCCGTCATAAGAACTGCTTCATCATTCTCACACGTGGCCTTCACTGTGGCTCAAAATGAATTTTATCCATTGTTTAAAAACTGAAGCTGCTTTCAACCGGAACACGGCGTGAAAAAtttttttgtttctcggACTACACGTTCACTCATATATGCCACTGGCGTTTTTACTTCGACGTTGTTGCCTTTACGGCAGAATTCACAGTTCACCGAACCCGGAAATGGCTTTCGAATACTCTAGGGTAGTAAAGATCGTTCGAAGAGTCGTCGGGCTTGGGGTGACAAGGTTTCTAAACAGAGTTGGTTTAGACGCGTGTTGATTGCCACGGGCAGGGAGCAACTGCCTCTACGGTTTCGTGGCTCTTGTGGTACTAGATAAACGCCTGACAGAAAAACTGCGGTTGTGTGGCATGCGGCACGGCGGGATTGGCCTTGCCGAAGTAACGAGGGGAAGAGTCGAAGACGGTCGCAGAAGGTGGAGGCATCAAAAACGGTGAAAAGTGTGTTTGCCGGGACCGCCGTCAAAGGAGAGTGTACCGTTTGTACTGGTGCCGTATGAACTGAAACCCGAGCAATCCTCCTATTAATGCATTCCAAATTTTGAGTTACGATAACGGGCCTTCGGCACACTATGGCTGCGATCTCACTATACAGTGCCGAGAGACTCTCACATGTTCTATAACTCGAAGTAGCACGCCAGCATCTACAAACGGATGTCGATAGTGTCACCAGAGCTCTGGCTATCGGGACAAAAAGTTTTGCTTCTAGTGGCTTGTTGAACCGTCTTCATCATTGATGATGGATACCGTAGGTACAACAAGTGCCACATAGTAGCTGCTGGTAGTTGATGCCGAGGAACGTGAGCACGTCTTTCTTGGACTCTACTGCTGAGGCCACTGCTGATGAGGTGCCTGTGTATGGGGGAAGTGTAACGCACACCGTTCTGGCAATTGCGCTTGAATCCACACTTGAACAACcatttctgcatgcgccgtgcCGCATTTGGCACACCTGCGTAGTCCCTTGGGGTACTTACGACAATTTTAGATTACACACATGTTGACGAGCAAGCGTATCTCCGCGAGCCCACCGCATGGCAGTGAATTCGCTCGGCGAAAGTCGCAGTCGCAGATACGATTTTTTTTTGTTCCCCCCAGTGCGGTGGAAATCGTGGCTGGTGggcgcctgcgcggcgcatgcacaccgtGGAACCGCAAGACATTCTGCAGGTTTCCCACccgttgtcttcctctcccttcacCGCCGTAATCTTGCGCACACGCTGGCCGTTGACGGTCGAATGGAGCTCGCGTGATCAGAAGATGTGTCCCAGATTTCTTGACCTGGCGGAATGAGACGCGAAAGTCGAGAAGAGTGACCTCGCAAATTCAGCGGGCTGGTAAACTTCAGGGGGTGCGGCGATAAAACCACTTACAGCCAGTGGTTGCCCAGCAATCTGACCTGTCCGTCACTGCACTTCACCGAACTGAGGTCCCCAGGAAGTATAGTTCGTTTCATTTTCTGAGCGGTGCTGTACTCAAACTGACTCCGGGAACTCACTTTCTACTGTGTGTTAGAGCTGATCAGTGTTCTGTGACCATGGCAATCGGACGCGGCGGACAGGATTCTCGTGCGCTCAACCCGAGAATCCTTTTGATATCATCATGGAAAAGATGCACCCGCCCAGatgaggaaacagaagaagcagagccACCACTACTTCTCGAGGATGTTCGAGTCAAGTCTGGGCATCTCCCAACGCGCTGCGAGCCAGCTAATCAGCAACTGCTCGAGATCTTGCTTCCTCATCCGTCCCAACCGAGCATTGTTGTAGCATTTTTATGGGCGAACTCAACACTATATGAACTGAATCAGTTCACTCGTGACATGGGGCTGACATCGGTTCTCCTGAGGTCACCTGAATTCGTCTTGGGGAACGGTTCGCTTTTGGCAGCGACACCTTTTGACCCTCTGTTTAttttcctcgctctgctTCATCGCCACGCCGCCGAGTTCtttgtccctttctcgcaGCTGATTTCCCAGTGTGAGTATTCTCACGAGGTTCGCAGGAACCTCGCGTGGCTGGCGTCCGCGCCAGCAGTGACGCAGCGAATCTCCCTCGTTGCTGACGTCCGCTGCGCCGACAGTTCGACCGTTGATGGCCCGACCCTGGGGGGAGAGGCAGTTTCTACGTCGCTAGGCGTGCAACCAATTCCAGAGTTCTGCCGTCTGAATGTCGACAAGGCGCTTGCTTTTCTTCACCGGAAACACGCAAAGATGCTGAATACCATTCTACGTCTACGCCTTCCATTCAAGGACTGCGTCATCCTTGGCGAGAGCTCGCAGTACAATCCACCACCGAAGGGAAGTGATAGCGGATCTGCTTCAACCGACACACGGACCCGTACACGCCCACTCCCTGCGAATGGCCGCCTGAATCCACATAGAGATACTGTGTCTCCAAACGATGTGACGGACAAGTGCGAAATCGACATTTCTGCTGCGAGCCGCCTAGCGGAAGAAATCTTAAGTGGATATCTTCCCAAAGGCCTCGCAACCGCTTTGAAGCAACAATGTGACAGGCGGAGGACCTCGCGAACCACTAAAACTGGGGGAAGCAGGAGCGAAATCAGCTGCACACGTGCAAATGCTGCAGACGATAGCAAACTACAGGACGGCACCACCTCGATATGTGGCTCAGGACGCCTGTTTCCGGGTACTGAAGTTCTAAGTGGGAGACGCCCAGCATTTTCAGACGCCTCTGCCGGTCGGGAGAAATCTCTCGGCGGGCTCCTCGATGGCAGCGCAGGtggagcgaaggaaacggagaggccCCCAGAGAGTTCTGGACCACCTGAAAGGACAGCGGAGTTCCCCGCGGGCAGCAGGAAGCGGCTGCGTGCTGGAACTTCTCCACGACATTCTGCGTACAATAGCTCCACCGGGAAGAGTGAATCCGATACGAAGGAGAATCTGTCGCGgcaagcggaagaaagaccAGACGCACTGCAGAGTGACGAGCGAGGAGCAACGCGCAATACTGAACATAGACAAGCTGCGGAGGCCGGAAACACGACAACTTCCTCCAATAGAAAACGTAGGAAGGAAGACTTGCCGCGTCAcggctcctcctctctgagAAGCCATGCAGGAGGTTTGGAGGCGGAAAATGCGCTGTCGATGACAAAAACCAAGGGCGCTACCAAAGTGCCAAACCAAACGTTAATCAGTTCATTCTTCAGGAAGAAACGATGAATACGAAAATAGTCAAGCGAAATGTTTCTGGCAAGAATCAGTATGCGGATTAGTGAGGTGGTAAAAAGAGTGAACGCAGAAGCTGAGGAACGTGCCGCTCTGGCAGGATGACGTGGGCGAGCATCCTCCTCGACTGGTGCCTGTCCAGGCATGTCAAAAGTGGATGCTCATGTTATGTTACACATGAGGAGAACCGTGTGCCTTGCCTACGCTACTGCGTCATTGTGCTGTACGTGTAGTCATTGGGTCTCCGGTTTGTATCTAGATGATGCTGCCATCAGTGACGCTTGCTGTTCGGTAGGTGGTCGGTAAACTTGTTCGTGTAGGAAGGGAAGCATCAAGGTATAAATAGGATCCTTGAATACGAACGTGGAGTAGAGGAGGAACCGCAGCAACTCTTGGTGTGTGACGAGCGTTTATGTTTTTTCCAAATTGCAACTGCACAACGTAGCAGGGTTCTGTTTCTGTCGAGGTCATCAATGGTGCAGGAGACTGATGGTAGAGGCTTTGGGGTTGAGCGTGACACGTCGCTTGTTTTACGCGCGCTAGGTAAAATAGATTTCGGCTGATTTTACTTTTACATGGAAAAAAAACCGCACTGCGGATATTGGACCcctggagagggagaaacaagCGCGTTCTCATCTGCACACCTCATCTATAACGAAATGTGTCGTTGCACTCGTAAACCTTGTGGATGTTGACTTCTGTCCGCCGTAGAGAAACTTTTTCAGGAGGACAGTCGAAAACTGTGAAGCAAGCGAGGTCGGTCCAGAGGCTACGGTCCAGGTACCCTGGAGCGGTCCGGGCACCAGCCGGGTGCTTCCTGCCAAACAGAACCTTCGGCTATTCTATTGGATACTCGGCTACCGAACTTCCGGTTCTATCGTGTTAAGTCAAACGGCACCATCTGAGACGCAGCATCTCCAGAAAGGCACACTTTTACGAGTGCCCCGAATAAAGACAATTAGCCACTTTGGT
The sequence above is a segment of the Neospora caninum Liverpool complete genome, chromosome IX genome. Coding sequences within it:
- a CDS encoding putative microneme protein MIC1; this encodes MGQSVVFVMLLSVIFTAGAKTYGEASQPSASARSLQGALDTWCQEVFKKLCDDGYSKMCIPANQVVARQGLGRKDQQKLVWRCYDSAAFLAEGDENNVLSCVDDCGVSIPCPGGVDRDNSTHATRHDELSQLIKEGVVRYCSGFQAAANSYCNKRYPGTVARKSKGFGHKEPVKWRCYKPESLLFSVFSECVSNCGTTWSCPGGRLGTATNLDKKHFTDESGILQALTSVPKACPVGLVCLPRDQNPPACLDDNGNVPEEEGGQPVQPRDTKLPVDDSEPTDESETTPGGGDDQPSPKEDGDTDSPDEGDQSGGSEWYKQIPEIRVIGDSLQAMLHAGQQLMVTYSSPQLHVSVGSCHKLTVNFSDYYLSFDTTSKSGSDEVELDDAAGSGELTIGLGSSGRVTVVFQYATNGGGNRYVAYTVGDSGCKTIEAVLLHGLNPGAKLVRNTIGDNSPGESEL